The sequence AAAAACTGACTGTGGGGATGGTGAGCTACGGGGAGGAGAAAATTTCGATCGATAAGTTCGAGCGCTTTAAAGAATATCTTGCTGCCGAAACCCAATCTGTAGTGGAGTTAGAACCCGTCTATAACGAAGTGCAAGCCATTGAAAAAATTCGCCAAAAACGTTGGGACATCATATTTTCTCCTCCTGGTTTAGCGGCGCTGGCAATTGGCAAAGAAGCTTATATTCCAATCTTCTCCATGCAGCGCATCTCCAGCGACGAGCGTGCTCTCTTGATTGTCCGTGAGGACAGCCCTGTTCAAACGATCGCGGATCTCTCGAATAAAATAGTAGCGCTGGGAAAGGCAGGTTCTGCGGCTGGATACTATTTGCCGTTATACGACCTTTATGGCTTAACACTGGCTGAGGTTCGGTTTGCCCCTACACCAAAAACGGCTCTGCAATGGCTTGCGGAGGGAGTGGTTGACGTAGGGGCGCTATCAGAACATGACTTTGCACAGTATCGACGAGAACTCAGTTCAGCCCGGTTTCGCATTCTTCATACCAGTCGGTTTATTCCTGCTGGAGTTGTCTTGCTGGGGTCGGATGTCGATCGCAATGAGCAAGAGCAAATTCAGAAGGCAATGCGTGAAGCACCTTCAGACATCGCGGCAGATGCAGGATTCCTTCCTACAGCTGCATTACCCAACTACGATCAGTTCATTAAATTAGTTGAGAAAGTTAGACCACTTGAGGCTCAAGTTAAACAAAAGCCTGCCACGCTCGTTCATGAGGCGCTGAAAGGGGAAACAAACTCAGAACAATCTGGCAGTCCATCCCCAGCAAGCCCTTAAAATCCTTCGTAGCTGTTGATGAATGAGCTGATCCATCTAATCAGACTGAAAGAAGTTAATCGGAGGAAGACACTTTATTCGTGATAAATCATGAGTGATAATAAGGGTATCAGTAAGCTAAGAAAATCGCGGCTCTGGCTCATCAATGTTTTACTGATATTGCCAAGGAAGACCAGAAGTTCGGGCTTGATAGAAAACGATTTGCCTCTCATCCGTATCGGCTGATCAGCAGTTGCTAGGTTAAGCAATTTCTGATAAAGGTAATGATAATAGCAATTACTTTAAAGATTAAGAATTGTAAGTGATTTGTTGTTTGTAAAATTCTATACAAAATCTAATTAAATACTCATAGAGTCAATGTATTAGACGAATTTGAAGGCTGTTTTCAAGGTAGCAGTTGTTATCCAAGTCACCCGCTCCTCCATCTTGAGGAATTTTGATTAAAGAAAAGATTCAGAACGTTGGGAAGTTTGGTGTTGAACATGTAGCGTTTTATACGTTTCAAACCGCTTGTTACAAAAGTGTTACTAGAAGCTTGAAGTGATGGGAACATGAGTTTAACAGCCAGGAGTGCTATGAGATGTCACAACTACCGTTAGTCAGACCAGAAATCCCACCCGGAACGCTAATTGATAATCGCTACACGATCCAAAGACTTCTGGGGCAAGGAGGATTGGGACGGACCTATCTGGCGTTTGATACTCGTCGCTTTAATGAACCTTGTGTGCTCAAAGAGTTTGCACCCAGCGGCACCGGAGAACATGGACTTGAGAAATCCCGCAATCTGTTTAAACGGGAAGCAAAAATTCTTCACCAAATTGACCACAACCAAATTCCTAAATTTCTGGCTTGTTTTGAGGGTGACGGTCGCTTGTTTTTAGTACAAGAGTATGTTGATGGTCAAGCCTATTCAAACTTGATTTGGGAGCGTCAAAGCCGTGGGCAAACCTTTTTAGAAGATGAAATTATCGAGTGGTTGAAAAAGCTGCTTCCCGTGCTGGACTACATTCATGAGTGTGGTATTGTTCATCGGGATATTTCACCTGACAATATCATGTTGCCTCGCGGGAAGCGGGTGCCCGTCCTGATTGATTTTGGCGTGGGAAAACAAATGTCCGTCTCCGGTCTTACAGGGATGGAGCAGAGTGATCCAGATATGGTTTCATTTGTGGGAAAAGTATCGCTGGTGGGCAAGGTCGGGTATGCACCACGCGAGCAGATTAGTCTGGGAATCTGTTCTTCGAGTAGTGACCTTTATGCATTAGGGGTAACTGCTGCCGTACTGCTGACGGGAAGAGATCCATCTTTGCTGATGGATCAGTATTCGCTGGAGTGGAAATGGCGAGATTACGCAGAGGTGAGTGATGCTTTTGCTAAAGTGCTCAATAAGATGTTGGCTGATACGCCGAAGAATCGATACCAAACAGCAAAAGAAGTGCTTCACGATCTTGAGCAGTTTGATCAACTTGAAGGAAGTATTGAAGAATTCTCCAATTCCACAGTTGTAAGTTTACCTCCGAGCCTTGAACCTTCACCTCAAACGGTCAAAGCAACCATTGTGAGTCCACCACCAGTACAGATTGGTATCAGCAGTCCGCCAACTCGACCAACCGTGCCGGTAGAACGTTCAGCTTCTATCAATCCAGCACTGATTCAAAAATGTCAGGAGGAACTTGCACGCTGTATTGGGCCGATGGCTAGTTTTGTGATTGAAGAAATCCTGGCGCAAGAATCTCCAATCTCAATCACACAGTTAGTTGATGCATTAGAGAAAGAAATTTCTGATCCCCAGGATGCGATCGCCTTCAGACAACGGATCTTCCGGACATTCTCAAGTTGATGCAGGAAGGAAACCATAGTACAGATTGAACAGCACCAACAGGTTATTCTGATTATCAGGCGCAACTCAATCACCAGACTTATGTATCTACTGTGGTAGGGAGGAGTGTATTCCCTGCTTGGGCGACAGCTTACAAAGTCTTTGGTGCTTAAATTTAATCCTTGATGCTTCTAAATTACTCAGTTCTAGAGAATTTAAAGTGACAATTCCCCCAAGGAAACTGGGGGATAGAGGGTGCAATGTGGAATTTGAGAATATGTGTACAGGAGTGTACAAAGTAGCCTGGCTCAGAAGGGCTAAGAAAAAGCGAAAGAGTTTAAAACACTCTCTGGCAGGCGAAACGACTGCTCTACCGTTTTTCTTGACGATCGCAAAATAGAGCTACCCCAGTCCCAGATCTCGAAGCTGCTTGTCAGGCGTT is a genomic window of Trichocoleus sp. containing:
- a CDS encoding PhnD/SsuA/transferrin family substrate-binding protein, whose protein sequence is MRLHRFFLIHLLVFFGLLGAGCGSKEVTSSPEKLTVGMVSYGEEKISIDKFERFKEYLAAETQSVVELEPVYNEVQAIEKIRQKRWDIIFSPPGLAALAIGKEAYIPIFSMQRISSDERALLIVREDSPVQTIADLSNKIVALGKAGSAAGYYLPLYDLYGLTLAEVRFAPTPKTALQWLAEGVVDVGALSEHDFAQYRRELSSARFRILHTSRFIPAGVVLLGSDVDRNEQEQIQKAMREAPSDIAADAGFLPTAALPNYDQFIKLVEKVRPLEAQVKQKPATLVHEALKGETNSEQSGSPSPASP
- a CDS encoding serine/threonine-protein kinase — protein: MSQLPLVRPEIPPGTLIDNRYTIQRLLGQGGLGRTYLAFDTRRFNEPCVLKEFAPSGTGEHGLEKSRNLFKREAKILHQIDHNQIPKFLACFEGDGRLFLVQEYVDGQAYSNLIWERQSRGQTFLEDEIIEWLKKLLPVLDYIHECGIVHRDISPDNIMLPRGKRVPVLIDFGVGKQMSVSGLTGMEQSDPDMVSFVGKVSLVGKVGYAPREQISLGICSSSSDLYALGVTAAVLLTGRDPSLLMDQYSLEWKWRDYAEVSDAFAKVLNKMLADTPKNRYQTAKEVLHDLEQFDQLEGSIEEFSNSTVVSLPPSLEPSPQTVKATIVSPPPVQIGISSPPTRPTVPVERSASINPALIQKCQEELARCIGPMASFVIEEILAQESPISITQLVDALEKEISDPQDAIAFRQRIFRTFSS